In Allomuricauda ruestringensis DSM 13258, the following proteins share a genomic window:
- a CDS encoding oligosaccharide flippase family protein yields the protein MKKSFSFLANNKKIIENFSYLSLLQILNMALPLLVFPYLIRVLGKDVYGLVIYAQAIVGYFVVLVNFGFNIIGTKEVSINRDRKNKLNKILSSIFIIKGGLFLFSCLTLLGLTFFLQEFKQYSLLLILTLWMCFNEFIFPVYYFQGIEKMKYITLLTLISRVTLVLFVFVLVNNKDDYLMVPIINGIGVLISGIISQSILYKDGIRYSWQPFYILKHYVLKSFVMALAYASNTLKANFSIVAVKLLFSLKDVAYFDLALKISRLGSTFLELIGVAIFPKMSREKNKRFLRKVMLLCGVLSLIFVLVIQLFSTTIVEIVGGEEMSNATDVLRIIVLFVPFQILGALLGRNGLIVHGYDKHVLYSMGLSSLLFLALLMGSYMLLGSLSLLFVGGIFVVSFVFDTAYRYFMCKKFEIV from the coding sequence GTGAAGAAGAGTTTTTCCTTTTTGGCCAATAACAAGAAAATAATAGAGAACTTTTCTTATTTGTCGCTTCTCCAAATTTTGAATATGGCTCTGCCCCTATTGGTGTTCCCATACCTTATTCGAGTTCTAGGAAAGGATGTTTATGGTCTGGTTATATATGCACAGGCCATAGTGGGTTATTTTGTAGTGCTCGTCAATTTTGGGTTCAACATTATTGGAACTAAAGAGGTAAGTATTAACAGGGACAGAAAAAACAAACTGAACAAAATACTCAGCAGTATTTTCATCATTAAAGGAGGTTTGTTTTTGTTTTCCTGCTTAACCCTATTGGGATTAACATTTTTTCTCCAAGAATTTAAACAATATTCTCTTTTGTTGATTTTGACACTTTGGATGTGTTTCAACGAATTCATTTTTCCCGTATACTATTTTCAGGGGATAGAAAAAATGAAATACATTACACTTTTGACTCTGATAAGCCGGGTTACTTTGGTATTGTTTGTGTTCGTTTTAGTTAACAACAAGGACGATTATTTGATGGTGCCCATCATAAATGGGATTGGGGTTTTGATATCAGGAATAATTTCACAGAGCATCCTGTATAAAGACGGAATTAGGTATTCATGGCAACCTTTTTATATATTGAAACACTATGTGTTAAAATCCTTTGTAATGGCATTGGCGTATGCCTCAAACACCCTAAAAGCCAACTTTAGTATTGTGGCTGTTAAACTATTGTTCTCACTCAAAGATGTAGCGTACTTCGATTTAGCTTTGAAAATTTCAAGATTGGGCAGTACGTTTCTCGAGTTGATAGGCGTTGCAATTTTTCCAAAAATGAGTCGTGAAAAAAACAAGCGCTTCTTAAGAAAAGTGATGCTGTTGTGTGGAGTTCTGTCCTTAATCTTTGTTTTGGTCATCCAATTGTTCTCAACTACAATCGTTGAAATTGTAGGAGGAGAGGAAATGTCCAACGCAACAGATGTTTTAAGAATAATTGTTTTGTTTGTTCCTTTCCAAATTCTGGGAGCACTGCTTGGTAGAAATGGATTGATAGTACATGGTTACGACAAACATGTTTTGTATAGTATGGGGTTGTCCAGTTTGTTGTTTCTAGCTTTATTGATGGGATCATACATGCTGTTGGGCAGTCTATCCTTGCTTTTTGTAGGGGGAATATTTGTTGTTTCGTTTGTTTTCGATACTGCTTATAGGTACTTTATGTGTAAAAAATTTGAAATTGTGTGA
- a CDS encoding transferase — protein MKRISILRAIWSFCYGMVLSIMCYRTVKVYLCNHLNIGIWKLYKSRTIFPHPVGVVIGMKVELGMDCKIYQNVTIGTKDIKDFKNGKYPKIGNNVVIFPNSIIIGDIKIGDGSQIGAGSIVLEDVPPYTIVAGSPAKFIRTIKS, from the coding sequence ATGAAGCGAATTAGTATTTTACGTGCAATATGGAGTTTTTGTTATGGAATGGTGCTGAGTATTATGTGCTATAGAACAGTTAAAGTATACCTTTGCAACCATCTTAATATTGGTATTTGGAAACTTTATAAGTCACGAACGATTTTTCCTCATCCAGTTGGTGTTGTGATTGGAATGAAGGTTGAATTGGGCATGGATTGTAAGATTTATCAAAACGTTACTATTGGAACGAAAGATATAAAGGATTTTAAAAATGGAAAGTATCCCAAAATTGGAAATAATGTTGTTATATTCCCAAACAGTATTATCATTGGAGACATTAAAATAGGTGATGGCTCTCAAATTGGAGCCGGTTCAATAGTTTTAGAGGATGTTCCTCCATATACCATTGTGGCAGGTTCTCCCGCTAAGTTTATAAGGACAATTAAATCATGA
- a CDS encoding sulfotransferase family protein, with product MKNNIKPNFLIVGFPKCGSTALHYYLNSHPEIYMPNQKELHFFTSDILGALKEGKGDKYVKGTQIKDINNYLSHYEGVQNEKAIGDASPSYVNYPEKAIPRIKNTLGNPKIIILLRDPIKRAYSNYLHLVRENRESLGFFDALQQENKRKEQNFSDFWYYQFNSTYFDKVKSYQNHFDEVLVLTQEELNNNVLNTVQKVFAFLGVDPNFEPGNIEKRYNPGGVYKKNIITNLIFNQSGLRELIKKLVPITPRMKHLKHWLIKKYKTQTPKMPIESEEYLVESLKEDVRKLTEIGVDTSTWNPRFFN from the coding sequence ATGAAAAACAACATTAAACCAAATTTTTTAATTGTAGGGTTTCCCAAATGTGGTTCAACAGCCTTACATTATTATCTAAATAGCCACCCAGAAATATATATGCCCAACCAGAAGGAACTTCATTTTTTTACCAGTGATATTCTTGGGGCACTTAAAGAAGGAAAGGGCGACAAATATGTAAAGGGAACACAAATAAAAGACATCAATAATTATTTGTCCCACTATGAAGGTGTCCAAAATGAAAAGGCCATTGGTGATGCATCACCATCCTATGTTAACTATCCTGAAAAAGCCATTCCTAGGATAAAAAATACATTGGGCAATCCTAAAATAATAATCTTGCTTCGAGATCCCATAAAGAGAGCCTATTCAAACTATTTGCACTTGGTAAGGGAAAACAGGGAGAGTTTAGGCTTTTTTGATGCGCTCCAACAAGAAAACAAAAGAAAGGAACAGAATTTTTCAGATTTTTGGTATTATCAATTCAACTCAACATACTTTGACAAGGTGAAATCGTATCAAAACCATTTTGATGAGGTTTTGGTGCTAACCCAAGAAGAACTGAACAATAATGTGCTGAACACAGTACAAAAGGTGTTTGCCTTTTTGGGTGTCGACCCAAATTTTGAACCAGGAAACATTGAAAAAAGATACAATCCGGGTGGAGTCTACAAAAAAAATATAATCACAAATTTAATCTTTAACCAAAGTGGGTTAAGGGAGCTTATAAAGAAGCTTGTGCCCATAACCCCCAGAATGAAGCATCTGAAGCATTGGTTGATTAAAAAATACAAGACTCAAACACCCAAAATGCCAATTGAATCAGAGGAATACCTTGTAGAATCCTTAAAAGAAGATGTTAGAAAATTGACAGAAATCGGGGTGGATACTAGTACTTGGAACCCAAGATTCTTTAACTAA
- a CDS encoding O-antigen ligase family protein, with protein sequence MRIVRFLFFLGLFFLPFNSFEGYKYIGEFTRDGSILFFLPIPILAILLKGKFIFPANDIIYQAFLLFFIWIVFSMTLNLFDAHEYYFKGMNGYTRFTRQIFSLLISSVYLFLGYYLVFRGMEPQKLFFTLRKVIFFSFVLVSAYAFLEFLILRLHLTSLEKLIKVFDFFPFTEVKLDYRNRRLSSVTFEPPALATYLFSVSGWMFSYIVTGKGVKKYIPGLIVVFLCLFSGSRSSLFFIGVQLAAFVWVLLRKKDYRKYFKRVLIYSLIAGLFAGALFGRTISAYIIDKATSFSIKDDQLSNSNKSRLGIYTASWLVFLENPIVGAGYGQQAFLAKDKYPDWAVKNNWEFRDKYLNENDPSFPPGYNLYLRLLAETGLIGLLIFALFSFMIVTRCLKLIKSDDDTIEIFGLVLFVSMIGFFLNWFKMDTFRVYGFWIGLALLIVVNTYRNEVKS encoded by the coding sequence ATGAGAATTGTAAGGTTCTTGTTCTTTTTAGGACTTTTTTTTCTTCCTTTCAATTCTTTTGAGGGGTACAAATATATTGGCGAATTTACAAGAGATGGTTCCATTCTGTTTTTTTTGCCCATACCAATTTTGGCTATTTTGCTCAAGGGAAAATTTATTTTTCCGGCCAACGATATAATATATCAGGCATTTTTACTGTTTTTTATTTGGATTGTGTTTTCCATGACCTTGAACCTTTTTGATGCTCATGAATACTATTTCAAAGGCATGAACGGTTATACTCGGTTCACAAGGCAAATCTTTTCGTTGTTAATTTCATCAGTTTATCTTTTTTTGGGATACTATTTGGTGTTTCGGGGCATGGAACCACAGAAACTTTTTTTTACGTTGCGAAAAGTTATTTTTTTTTCGTTCGTATTGGTGTCGGCGTATGCATTTCTAGAGTTTTTAATTCTAAGACTACATTTAACTTCTTTGGAAAAGCTTATTAAGGTCTTTGATTTTTTTCCTTTTACAGAGGTAAAACTTGATTACAGGAATCGAAGGCTTTCTTCAGTTACTTTTGAGCCACCAGCCTTGGCAACTTATCTTTTTAGCGTCTCTGGTTGGATGTTTAGCTATATTGTGACAGGAAAAGGAGTGAAAAAGTATATTCCAGGGCTAATAGTGGTTTTCCTTTGTCTTTTTTCTGGTTCCAGGTCCTCCCTTTTTTTTATAGGGGTTCAGCTTGCAGCATTTGTATGGGTGCTGCTGCGAAAAAAAGATTACAGAAAATATTTTAAAAGGGTTTTGATTTACTCACTCATAGCAGGTCTTTTTGCAGGTGCGCTTTTTGGTAGAACCATATCCGCTTATATTATTGATAAAGCTACTTCTTTTAGTATAAAGGACGATCAATTGTCCAACTCCAACAAATCGCGACTAGGTATATATACCGCATCTTGGCTGGTTTTTCTGGAGAATCCGATTGTGGGAGCGGGATATGGTCAACAAGCATTCTTGGCCAAAGACAAGTATCCTGATTGGGCCGTAAAAAACAATTGGGAATTTAGAGACAAATATTTGAATGAAAACGATCCAAGCTTTCCGCCTGGCTACAACCTTTATTTACGATTACTTGCGGAAACAGGATTGATAGGCTTGTTGATTTTTGCTTTGTTTTCTTTTATGATTGTAACAAGATGCCTAAAGCTTATTAAGTCAGATGACGATACTATTGAAATATTCGGATTGGTTCTATTTGTTTCAATGATAGGCTTTTTTTTGAATTGGTTCAAAATGGATACGTTCAGGGTTTACGGTTTTTGGATAGGCCTAGCGTTACTGATAGTTGTCAATACATATAGAAATGAAGTCAAATCATAG
- a CDS encoding glycosyltransferase, whose translation MKSNHSIALLIPHYNSPKELYASIDSIKESIEVDLLIVDDGSKVKFEEDRILKNYTCGQTHFHYLEENQGIGVALNEGLSFLVSKGYEYIARLDCGDYCHEDRLSKQIDYLKKNREVAMVGSWANIVNEQGDLLYVLKHPTSHEEISKKMYLNNTFVHPSVVFRSSVLKKAGNYPFKYRFASQDYAFFFNIMKHYRVENMPEVLVDYVISANSISTKKRRLQVKNRLHIIWDNYYLGFYPTYGLLRNMLLLLLPRWATTGLKKAVFKKQDKTVNNE comes from the coding sequence ATGAAGTCAAATCATAGTATAGCATTACTTATTCCGCACTACAATTCCCCTAAAGAGTTGTATGCGTCCATAGATTCCATTAAAGAATCAATTGAGGTAGATTTACTGATTGTTGATGATGGCAGTAAAGTTAAATTTGAAGAGGATCGTATACTTAAGAACTATACTTGTGGTCAAACCCATTTCCATTATCTTGAAGAAAACCAAGGAATTGGGGTAGCACTTAATGAAGGCCTTTCCTTTTTAGTCTCTAAGGGATATGAATATATTGCCAGATTGGATTGTGGGGACTATTGTCATGAGGACAGGCTTTCCAAACAAATTGACTATTTAAAAAAAAATAGAGAAGTGGCCATGGTAGGGAGTTGGGCTAACATTGTTAATGAACAGGGGGATTTGCTGTATGTTTTGAAGCACCCAACTTCGCATGAGGAGATTTCAAAAAAAATGTACTTGAACAATACTTTTGTACATCCATCTGTAGTCTTTAGGTCAAGCGTTTTGAAAAAGGCAGGAAATTATCCTTTTAAATACAGGTTTGCTTCTCAAGACTATGCTTTTTTCTTCAATATAATGAAACATTACAGAGTAGAGAACATGCCCGAAGTGTTGGTTGATTATGTGATTTCGGCAAATTCTATCTCTACAAAGAAAAGAAGATTACAAGTAAAGAACAGGCTTCATATCATTTGGGACAATTATTATTTAGGCTTTTATCCTACGTACGGCCTGCTTAGAAATATGTTGTTGTTGTTATTGCCTCGTTGGGCTACAACGGGCTTAAAAAAAGCGGTTTTCAAGAAACAGGATAAAACAGTCAACAATGAATAG
- a CDS encoding O-antigen ligase family protein has product MNSLLKPEHKKIDFWYGLLISAFCFSLPFEGVARAVPNIILIPLLVLFPFTIKRESFKNWYWRPIVLYAILWVSLLVKTFVFGQFESEMGFLTKLLLVSAIFFLMTPVNSMSWVKKGLVYGTTAAILLSFGAVIGYIIESGHFKFSSGPQVNSVLVTERVYLAFLAVISSVFCFNETTEEEKKAKKSLYLAILLINVLFILMVAARMATISLIVIGVFYFIFKKRYKQLLYFGAAALALLFVAIISNPNLKNRIFYADKKKNFVEKVQAWEPRVVIWGCTFSSLSDTDFNYLFGFASSNEVQGKLLECYDESIEREGKRDYFLREKFNPHNQYFDILLLTGFLGLFLFGGIFFDLLRCNRHNFTNLALILSFLLLGLVECYLHRQLGVYIFGVLCIVALKKTKKNYLTEE; this is encoded by the coding sequence ATGAATAGTTTGCTGAAACCCGAACATAAAAAAATTGACTTTTGGTACGGTTTACTCATAAGTGCTTTTTGTTTTTCCCTGCCTTTTGAAGGAGTGGCTCGTGCTGTTCCGAATATTATCTTGATACCATTGTTGGTCCTGTTTCCTTTTACCATCAAAAGGGAAAGCTTTAAAAATTGGTATTGGCGGCCAATAGTTTTATATGCTATTCTTTGGGTATCGTTACTGGTAAAGACATTTGTTTTTGGCCAGTTTGAATCGGAAATGGGCTTTTTGACCAAACTGCTCTTGGTTTCAGCGATATTTTTTCTTATGACTCCTGTCAACTCGATGTCATGGGTAAAAAAAGGATTGGTTTATGGGACTACAGCAGCAATTTTGTTATCATTCGGTGCTGTTATCGGTTATATAATAGAATCTGGACATTTTAAATTCTCAAGTGGCCCACAAGTAAATAGCGTATTGGTGACAGAAAGGGTCTACTTGGCTTTTTTGGCAGTGATTTCCAGTGTTTTTTGTTTTAATGAAACTACAGAAGAGGAAAAGAAGGCCAAAAAAAGTTTGTATTTAGCTATTCTTTTGATCAATGTACTTTTTATCCTTATGGTGGCAGCTAGAATGGCCACGATTAGTTTAATAGTGATAGGTGTTTTCTACTTCATCTTCAAGAAAAGATACAAACAGCTTTTATATTTTGGAGCTGCTGCTTTGGCACTGTTATTCGTTGCAATAATTTCAAACCCCAATTTAAAGAACAGGATTTTTTATGCAGATAAAAAGAAAAACTTTGTTGAAAAGGTACAGGCTTGGGAACCAAGGGTGGTTATTTGGGGGTGCACCTTTTCTTCGCTGTCAGATACGGACTTCAACTATTTATTCGGGTTTGCCTCAAGTAATGAAGTCCAGGGAAAATTATTGGAGTGTTATGATGAAAGCATCGAAAGAGAAGGAAAGAGAGATTATTTTCTTAGGGAGAAATTTAACCCCCACAATCAATATTTTGATATACTGCTTTTGACTGGTTTTCTAGGGTTATTTCTTTTTGGAGGTATTTTTTTTGACCTTTTAAGATGTAACAGACACAATTTTACCAATCTTGCCTTAATACTTTCATTTTTATTACTGGGATTGGTTGAGTGCTATTTACATAGACAGTTAGGAGTATATATATTTGGGGTTTTATGTATAGTCGCACTCAAAAAAACAAAAAAGAACTATTTGACCGAAGAATAA
- a CDS encoding glycosyltransferase: MSKIKVLHISEPFVAGVYKYIKDICHFFEGNAKFEQHVIYSPSREGTSLEKIEGDFKNTAFLYPIAMQRSISPLKDFSALVQIHKTIKSIRPDVIHLHSSKAGIIGRIAGRMYNKAEIFYTPNGYAFVRQDISPLKQKSFFFIEKYANVLLGGTTLACGDTEYDLAKKIGPSQLIRNGIVPDSFGDLPKVSQKVQTIGSVGRLSNQKNPQLFNKVAKCFPSIQFVWVGDGELRHELTSKNIIITGWKPNQEVIQMVKDFDVFIQTSLWEGLPFTILEAMALRKPIIATDVIGNKDAVEHGYNGFLCSSLDDFKNAVLQLIQNKSLRNKMETNSRERVVELFDQNKNFKELEMVYSSVK; this comes from the coding sequence ATGAGCAAAATTAAAGTTTTACATATTTCTGAGCCTTTTGTTGCTGGTGTTTATAAATATATCAAAGACATTTGTCATTTTTTTGAAGGAAACGCCAAATTTGAACAACACGTTATATATAGTCCGAGTAGAGAAGGAACAAGTCTTGAAAAAATAGAAGGTGATTTTAAAAATACGGCCTTCCTTTATCCCATAGCAATGCAGCGGAGCATTTCTCCCTTGAAAGACTTTAGTGCTTTGGTACAAATTCATAAAACAATTAAATCAATAAGACCTGACGTAATACACTTACATTCCTCCAAAGCTGGAATAATAGGGAGAATTGCGGGGAGAATGTACAACAAAGCAGAAATATTCTATACCCCTAATGGGTATGCCTTTGTAAGGCAAGACATAAGTCCTTTAAAACAAAAGTCCTTTTTCTTTATTGAAAAGTATGCCAATGTTTTGTTAGGAGGTACAACCCTTGCCTGTGGCGATACAGAATACGACTTGGCGAAAAAGATTGGACCTTCCCAATTGATAAGAAATGGTATTGTTCCAGATTCTTTTGGAGATTTACCAAAAGTTTCGCAAAAGGTACAAACCATTGGTTCTGTAGGAAGGCTTAGTAACCAAAAAAATCCTCAATTGTTCAACAAGGTTGCAAAGTGCTTTCCGAGCATTCAGTTTGTTTGGGTTGGAGATGGGGAGCTCAGGCATGAATTAACCTCTAAAAACATCATAATTACTGGGTGGAAACCCAATCAAGAAGTAATACAAATGGTCAAAGACTTTGATGTTTTTATTCAAACCTCCCTTTGGGAGGGCTTGCCTTTTACAATTTTGGAGGCAATGGCTTTACGCAAGCCCATTATTGCCACTGATGTAATAGGAAACAAAGATGCTGTTGAGCATGGTTACAATGGTTTTTTGTGCTCTAGTTTAGATGATTTTAAAAATGCTGTTCTCCAACTGATACAAAACAAGAGTTTGAGAAACAAGATGGAAACAAACTCAAGAGAAAGGGTGGTTGAGCTTTTTGATCAAAACAAAAACTTTAAAGAGCTTGAAATGGTTTATTCTTCGGTCAAATAG
- a CDS encoding exopolysaccharide biosynthesis polyprenyl glycosylphosphotransferase produces the protein MAKNISRKTVFGYLASYLLDLIIINILAYYLPIQFKYPILFHSYISLSWVIIAYKIDFYEIHRYNKAIYILGLLVKQFPFFFITLYAFIGFFKQYIISRINLGLFFIAVFLVIGAIKFIKYLYLRNYWRRAKTGLVKAIIIGNNAKTVQLSEALDKEKGYGYKLVNQFSPKQKNFKIEDCFSFVVENNIDEIFCSIKELSDSQVSSLIDFSDKNFVVVKFVPDNKRIFSKKLNFEYFGYLPILSLKENPLTNKINYLTKRGFDIVFSLFVIVFLLSWFTPLMAIIIRLESKGPIFFRQYRKGSDFNLFACYKFRSMAMNKQSDQQQATKNDMRITRVGKFIRKTSIDELPQFYNVLMGNMSVVGPRPLLIQHTNDYMDKVSRFMVRHHVKPGITGLAQVKGYRGEIEQDLDMVNRVRFDVFYVENWSLLLDFKIIVQTVINVIKGEEKAY, from the coding sequence ATGGCCAAAAACATAAGCAGAAAAACGGTGTTCGGGTATTTAGCATCTTATCTCTTGGATTTGATAATAATAAATATTCTTGCATATTATCTGCCAATTCAATTCAAGTACCCCATCCTATTCCATAGTTATATTTCTTTGTCATGGGTAATAATCGCCTATAAAATAGATTTTTATGAGATTCACAGATATAACAAAGCCATATACATCTTAGGACTCTTAGTTAAACAGTTCCCGTTTTTTTTCATTACTCTTTATGCCTTTATTGGGTTTTTTAAGCAATACATCATAAGCCGTATAAATCTGGGTCTCTTTTTTATTGCGGTCTTTTTGGTCATAGGTGCAATTAAATTTATTAAATATCTTTATTTAAGGAATTATTGGAGAAGGGCGAAAACAGGGCTTGTAAAAGCAATAATAATTGGTAATAATGCTAAAACAGTACAGTTGAGCGAAGCCTTGGACAAGGAGAAGGGATATGGGTATAAACTTGTCAACCAATTTTCGCCAAAACAAAAAAATTTTAAAATTGAAGACTGTTTCTCTTTTGTTGTTGAAAACAACATTGACGAGATATTTTGTTCCATCAAGGAATTAAGTGATAGTCAGGTTTCATCTCTCATCGATTTTTCGGATAAGAATTTTGTGGTCGTAAAGTTTGTTCCAGACAATAAGAGAATCTTCTCCAAAAAATTGAATTTTGAATATTTCGGATATCTTCCAATCCTATCATTGAAAGAAAACCCATTAACAAATAAAATCAATTACTTAACCAAAAGAGGGTTTGATATTGTTTTCTCTTTATTTGTAATTGTTTTTTTACTGTCATGGTTTACCCCATTAATGGCAATTATTATAAGGCTGGAATCAAAAGGGCCTATATTTTTTAGACAATATAGAAAGGGAAGTGATTTTAATCTGTTTGCCTGTTATAAGTTTCGATCTATGGCAATGAATAAGCAAAGCGATCAGCAGCAAGCTACCAAAAATGATATGAGGATCACAAGGGTCGGAAAGTTCATCCGTAAAACAAGTATTGACGAATTACCCCAATTTTATAATGTTTTGATGGGCAACATGTCTGTTGTAGGGCCCAGGCCACTATTGATACAACATACGAACGACTATATGGACAAAGTAAGCAGGTTTATGGTTAGACATCATGTTAAACCAGGGATAACAGGTTTGGCACAAGTAAAAGGATATAGGGGTGAAATTGAACAAGACCTGGATATGGTAAATAGGGTGCGGTTTGATGTTTTTTATGTTGAAAACTGGTCTTTGCTATTAGATTTTAAAATTATAGTCCAGACAGTCATAAATGTTATAAAAGGAGAGGAAAAAGCGTATTGA
- a CDS encoding UDP-glucuronic acid decarboxylase family protein: MKRTLITGAAGFLGSHLCDRFIAEGHEVIAMDNLITGDLKNIEHLFPLERFKFYNHDVTNFVHVPGNLDYILHFASPASPIDYLKIPIQTLKVGALGTHNLLGLAKEKNARFMIASTSEIYGDPLVHPQTEEYYGNVNTIGPRGVYDEAKRFQESITMAYHRFHGLDTRIVRIFNTYGPRMRLNDGRVIPAFMGQALRGEDLTVFGDGSQTRSFCFVDDEIEGIYRLLMSDYTLPVNIGNPNEITIKDFAEEIIKLTGTDQKIIYKPLPKDDPMQRQPDITKAKEILGWEPKVGREEGMRKTFEFFKGLSKEELKKTEHRDFSNHNKK, from the coding sequence ATGAAAAGAACTCTTATTACCGGAGCAGCAGGTTTTCTTGGTTCCCACCTATGTGACAGATTTATTGCAGAAGGGCACGAGGTTATTGCAATGGACAACCTTATTACCGGAGACCTTAAAAACATAGAACACTTATTCCCTTTGGAACGCTTTAAGTTCTATAATCACGATGTAACCAACTTTGTGCACGTGCCGGGAAATTTGGATTATATCCTTCATTTTGCTTCACCAGCAAGCCCTATCGATTATTTAAAGATTCCCATTCAAACGCTAAAAGTAGGGGCGTTGGGAACCCACAACTTGTTGGGTCTTGCCAAGGAAAAGAACGCTCGTTTCATGATAGCCTCTACATCGGAAATATATGGTGATCCCTTGGTACACCCACAAACCGAGGAGTACTACGGTAACGTAAACACCATAGGCCCAAGAGGTGTATACGATGAGGCCAAACGCTTTCAAGAATCCATCACCATGGCCTATCACCGTTTCCATGGGTTGGACACAAGAATTGTACGGATATTCAACACCTACGGCCCTCGAATGCGACTGAACGATGGTCGTGTAATCCCAGCTTTTATGGGACAAGCACTTCGTGGTGAGGACTTGACCGTTTTTGGAGATGGTTCCCAAACCCGTTCTTTCTGTTTTGTTGATGATGAAATCGAAGGAATCTATCGCTTATTGATGAGCGACTACACGCTTCCAGTGAACATTGGTAACCCCAATGAAATTACCATTAAAGATTTTGCAGAGGAAATCATTAAGCTAACAGGCACCGACCAAAAAATTATTTATAAGCCATTACCTAAGGATGACCCAATGCAGCGTCAACCCGATATCACCAAAGCAAAAGAAATTTTGGGATGGGAACCTAAAGTGGGACGCGAAGAGGGCATGCGCAAAACGTTTGAATTTTTCAAAGGGTTATCTAAAGAAGAACTCAAAAAAACGGAACACAGGGACTTTTCAAACCATAACAAAAAGTAA
- the purD gene encoding phosphoribosylamine--glycine ligase — translation MNILVLGSGGREHAISLKISQSPKTSKLFVAPGNAGTSQIATNVEVGVNDFEAIKALVLKESINLVVVGPEDPLVNGVHDFFLNDEALKSVPVIGPEKAAAELEGSKEFAKEFMMRHNIPTAAYQSFTSETLEEGYSFLETLKPPYVLKADGLAAGKGVLILRDLQEAKDELKSMLVDSKFGNASATVVIEEFLDGIELSCFVLTDGTNYKILPTAKDYKRIGEGDTGLNTGGMGAISPVPFADSIFMDKIERQIVKPTVDGLKTDNLPYVGFIFIGLIKVGEEPKVIEYNVRMGDPETEVVIPRLKTDLVEVLMAMANGTLDQVDLQIDERAATTVMAVSGGYPEAYEKGKEISGTETIEDSIVFHAGTKLSNGKVVTNGGRVIAVTSFGKDFKEALQKSYQNMEKLHFDGMYYRKDLGFDL, via the coding sequence ATGAACATCCTGGTCCTGGGTTCTGGTGGTCGCGAACATGCCATTTCCCTTAAAATTTCACAAAGCCCCAAAACATCCAAACTATTTGTAGCGCCCGGCAATGCGGGAACTTCCCAAATCGCCACAAATGTTGAGGTAGGTGTCAACGATTTTGAAGCCATTAAAGCATTGGTGTTGAAAGAAAGCATCAATTTGGTGGTAGTGGGACCAGAAGACCCTTTGGTTAATGGTGTGCACGATTTTTTCTTGAATGATGAAGCACTAAAATCCGTTCCTGTAATCGGACCAGAGAAAGCAGCAGCAGAACTCGAAGGAAGCAAGGAATTTGCCAAAGAGTTTATGATGCGGCACAACATTCCAACAGCAGCCTACCAAAGTTTTACCAGCGAGACCCTGGAAGAAGGGTATAGCTTTTTGGAAACCCTAAAACCACCCTACGTGCTCAAAGCCGATGGTCTGGCGGCAGGGAAAGGCGTATTGATTCTTCGGGATTTGCAAGAGGCCAAGGACGAGTTAAAGTCCATGCTGGTGGATTCCAAATTCGGTAACGCAAGTGCCACGGTGGTCATCGAGGAATTCTTGGACGGCATTGAACTGAGCTGTTTTGTACTTACTGATGGCACCAACTATAAAATTCTTCCAACAGCCAAGGACTACAAAAGAATAGGTGAGGGCGATACAGGTCTCAATACAGGAGGCATGGGGGCCATTTCCCCGGTTCCATTTGCTGATTCCATCTTCATGGACAAGATAGAGCGTCAAATTGTAAAACCTACCGTAGACGGCCTTAAAACCGATAATCTGCCCTATGTCGGTTTTATTTTTATTGGTTTGATAAAAGTTGGTGAAGAACCCAAGGTAATTGAGTATAACGTTAGAATGGGCGATCCGGAGACCGAAGTAGTCATCCCAAGACTGAAAACGGATTTGGTCGAGGTGCTTATGGCCATGGCCAATGGAACTTTGGACCAAGTAGACCTTCAAATTGACGAAAGGGCGGCAACAACCGTTATGGCAGTATCCGGCGGTTATCCTGAGGCTTATGAGAAAGGCAAGGAAATATCGGGAACCGAAACCATTGAAGATTCCATTGTGTTCCACGCAGGCACAAAACTGTCCAACGGAAAAGTTGTAACCAATGGGGGACGCGTAATAGCGGTTACTTCCTTCGGAAAAGACTTTAAGGAAGCACTACAGAAATCCTATCAAAATATGGAAAAGCTCCATTTTGATGGAATGTATTACCGAAAGGATTTAGGGTTTGATTTATAG